A genomic region of Papaver somniferum cultivar HN1 chromosome 7, ASM357369v1, whole genome shotgun sequence contains the following coding sequences:
- the LOC113297791 gene encoding uncharacterized protein LOC113297791: MAILTSSSCSSIFLPNLISRQNHCNSGIIFPNLRNPRISKSNVHLFSKTKFQSLICSQLCTSDKTLTLDTSALDISVAVAEDEIWASACLRVRSFYDFKQSFGIEDHKKHLAELEFEASKERIAGTREGFKRVCCVNVTLPLSRMSSSSDELCSACKYSANGEDRVVIGTLDINQCVRLPDEITGKRPQGSGADVSRAYLSNVCVAKELQRNGLGYLLVSKSKKVAQEWGITDLYVHVAFENEPARRLYGKSGFVYESDEPAWQARYLDRPRRILLWSYLARTHNS, encoded by the exons ATGGCgattctaacttcttcttcttgttcatcgaTTTTTCTTCCCAATTTAATTTCGAGACAAAATCACTGTAATTCTGGAATAATTTTCCCTAATttaagaaaccctagaatcaGCAAATCAAATGTACATCTCTTTTCTAAAACCAAATTCCAATCCCTTATTTGTAGTCAACTCTGTACAAGTGATAAAACCCTTACTTTAGATACCTCTGCTTTAGATAtttctgttgctgttgctgaagaTGAAATTTGGGCTTCTGCTTGCCTTCGAGTTCGATCTTTCTATGATTTCAAGCAATCTTTTGGTATCGAA GATCACAAGAAGCACTTGGCCGAGCTTGAATTTGAAGCGTCCAAAGAACGCATCGCCGGGACAAGGGAAGGGTTTAAAAGGGTGTGTTGCGTAAATGTCACTCTTCCATTGTCACGCATGTCGAGCTCTTCGGATGAACTATGTTCAGCATGCAAG TATTCTGCTAATGGAGAAGACCGAGTAGTCATTGGAACTCTTGACATAAACCAGTGCGTGAGACTTCCGGATGAAATAACAGGGAAGAGGCCACAG GGCAGTGGTGCTGATGTTTCAAGGGCATATTTGAGCAATGTATGTGTAGCCAAGGAGCTGCAGAGAAACGGTCTCGGCTATTTATTGGTATCCAAGTCAAAAAAAGTTGCTCAAGAATGGG GCATAACTGATCTATACGTCCATGTAGCTTTTGAGAATGAACCAGCGAGAAGGTTGTATGGAAAGAGTGGTTTTGTATATGAAAGTGATGAGCCAGCTTGGCAAGCTAGGTATCTTGATCGACCAAGACGGATTCTTCTATGGTCTTATCTGGCTCGCACTCACAACTCGTAG
- the LOC113297792 gene encoding probable E3 ubiquitin-protein ligase XBOS32, which yields MMRFLSLMGNSFGCSASGERLVSAARDGDVMEAKALLEYNPRLARYSTFGVRNSPLHYSASQGHNEIVYLLVESGVDINVRNYRGQTALMQACQHGHWEVVQTLMLFGANIHRVDYLNGGTALHFAALNGHSRCIRLILADYIPSIPNFWSIMRKRCSKELAIDFDEGALHEIINTPADGGITALHMAVLNGHVETVHLLLDLGARVSEVTVEDGTTIDLIGAGSTPLHYAACGGNAQCCQLLIARGADLNAENATGWTPLMVARSWHRVGLDELLSKQPEERLQIPPSSYLSLPLMSIIKIARECGWKNNDTQATTIDPCVVCLERECTVAAEGCDHEFCTQCALYLCSTNSNSTIPHSPPGSIACPLCRHGIVSFVKLPGTAPINKEFPRTSLSLTLCACSGEASDRTSMLAPYSKPDNHCSRILPLCASPSFRNLSCQRFSSMKINSSTFCMGAPDTSPSLVHCATDRRLRDHLGRCSRSNLRRSASQTESRRSWFSSLLVAE from the exons ATGATGAGATTTTTAAGTTTAATGGGAAATTCTTTTGGATGCTCGGCTTCTGGGGAACGTTTAGTTTCAGCTGCAAGAGATGGTGATGTTATGGAAGCTAAAGCTTTATTAGAATATAATCCTCGTCTTGCTAGGTATTCTACTTTTGGTGTTAGAAATTCTCCTCTTCATTATTCTGCTTCCCAAGGTCACAATGAG attgtcTACCTGTTGGTTGAATCAGGAGTTGATATTAACGTCAGGAACTACCGTGGACAG ACTGCTTTGATGCAAGCATGTCAACATGGTCACTGGGAGGTTGTTCAAACCCTGATGCTTTTCGGAGCCAAT ATTCATAGAGTGGACTATTTGAATGGGGGTACAGCACTGCATTTTGCTGCATTGAACGGGCATTCACGATGCATTCGTCTCATTCTTGCCGATTACATTCCCAGCATCCCCAACTTTTGGAGTATCATGAGAAAAAGATGTAGTAAAGAACTTGCAATAGACTTTGATGAAGG TGCTCTTCATGAAATAATTAATACACCCGCAGATGGGGGTATTACTGCCCTCCATATGGCAGTACTGAATGGGCATGTCGAGACCGTCCATTTGCTGTTGGACTTGGGAGCTCGTGTTTCTGAGGTTACTGTGGAAGACGGAACAACGATTGACCTAATTG GGGCAGGTAGCACACCACTTCATTATGCTGCATGTGGCGGAAATGCACAATGTTGTCAA CTTTTGATTGCAAGAGGTGCTGACCTGAATGCTGAAAATGCCACTGG GTGGACACCCTTGATGGTTGCTCGTTCGTGGCATAGAGTGGGTCTTGACGAACTTCTGAGTAAACAGCCAGAAGAACGACTTCAAATTCCTCCTTCATCGTATCTCTCTCTCCCCCTTATGAGCATTATCAAGATTGCTAG AGAATGTGGATGGAAGAACAATGATACACAAGCCACAACCATTGATCCATGTGTTGTTTGTTTGGAGAGAGAATGCACAGTGGCTGCAGAAG GTTGTGATCATGAGTTCTGCACACAATGTGCATTATATCTATGTTCTACCAACAGCAACTCGACCATTCCACACAGCCCTCCAGGCTCAATTGCATGCCCTCTTTGTCGTCATGGGATAGTTTCTTTTGTTAAACTTCCCGGTACAGCTCCAATCAATAAAGAGTTTCCGAGAACAAGTTTGTCTTTAACTCTCTGTGCATGTTCAGGTGAAGCATCCGACCGTACTTCAATGTTAGCCCCATATTCCAAACCTGACAATCATTGCAGCCGGATATTACCCCTTTGTGCATCACCTTCTTTCCGCAATCTCAGTTGTCAGAGGTTctcatcaatgaaaatcaactcATCTACTTTTTGTATGGGAGCACCAGATACTAGTCCTTCATTAGTTCATTGTGCTACTGACAGAAGATTAAGAGATCATTTGGGTAGGTGTTCAAGGTCAAATCTAcgaagatctgcatctcaaaccGAGAGTCGGAGATCATGGTTTTCTTCTTTGCTGGTGGCTGAATGA